From a single Pseudomonas triticicola genomic region:
- a CDS encoding DUF1652 domain-containing protein, with the protein MNKGFSKVTFPNACQLMRWHFHPMGFEATMDAPGSMIARLFDRASGETMIAIAGIPCATVMNAADVERIIEAIEDELEAFTPPESLKNYA; encoded by the coding sequence ATGAATAAAGGGTTCAGCAAAGTCACTTTTCCCAACGCCTGCCAGCTGATGCGCTGGCATTTTCATCCAATGGGCTTCGAGGCGACGATGGATGCGCCGGGCAGCATGATCGCCCGTCTGTTCGACCGTGCCAGCGGCGAAACCATGATTGCCATCGCCGGTATTCCCTGTGCGACGGTGATGAATGCGGCGGATGTCGAGCGAATCATCGAAGCCATCGAGGATGAGCTGGAGGCTTTTACTCCTCCGGAATCTCTGAAGAACTACGCATAA
- a CDS encoding helix-turn-helix domain-containing protein, whose protein sequence is MHADDDGPEQTQATAATVMRYHLSWKHRDLDSVMALYHADIQYNDFFQNRVLGLDELREYVRVSMPRESDELLEHCDRIRVDGNTAFIQYEVTLRGGDGLVSFRSSEAITVKDGLIWRVNEYASLVRTQADGSATPSQRPAVSRLGLSPRQLSFMAEDLQQYFEKQQPYLDPELDLQRVAKECGYSRNQISYLLNQVLGQSFYRYVNQARLQHLLRTLDRATPPLRVDELAFAAGFNSLSAFYKCFREHTGQSPKAYAKQISLRARAQDIH, encoded by the coding sequence ATGCACGCTGATGACGACGGCCCAGAACAGACCCAGGCCACGGCTGCCACGGTCATGCGCTATCACCTGAGCTGGAAGCACCGGGATCTGGACAGCGTGATGGCGCTTTATCACGCCGATATCCAGTACAACGATTTCTTTCAGAACCGCGTGCTTGGTCTGGATGAGTTACGCGAATACGTGCGGGTGAGCATGCCGCGAGAATCCGACGAACTGCTCGAACATTGCGACCGCATTCGGGTGGACGGCAACACCGCGTTCATTCAGTACGAGGTGACCCTGCGCGGCGGCGATGGCCTGGTGTCGTTCCGCTCCAGCGAAGCGATCACGGTCAAGGACGGCTTGATCTGGCGTGTCAATGAATATGCCTCGCTGGTGCGTACCCAGGCCGACGGTAGCGCGACGCCGAGCCAGCGCCCGGCGGTCAGTCGTCTCGGTCTGTCACCGCGGCAACTGAGTTTCATGGCTGAAGACCTGCAGCAGTATTTCGAAAAGCAGCAACCTTATCTGGATCCTGAGCTTGACCTGCAACGGGTGGCGAAGGAGTGCGGCTACAGCCGCAATCAGATTTCCTATCTGCTAAACCAAGTGCTGGGGCAGAGCTTCTATCGCTACGTCAATCAGGCGCGCCTGCAACATTTGCTGCGCACGCTGGACCGCGCCACGCCACCGTTGCGCGTCGACGAGCTGGCCTTTGCCGCAGGCTTCAACTCGCTATCGGCATTCTATAAATGCTTTCGCGAGCACACCGGCCAGTCGCCCAAGGCCTATGCCAAACAAATTTCTCTGCGGGCACGCGCGCAAGACATCCACTGA
- a CDS encoding NAD(P)/FAD-dependent oxidoreductase — translation MSAWRTISLWMDQLDEPLLARPALERDLDVDVAIIGAGYTGLWTAYYLKKQAPGLDIAIIEAQTAGFGASGRNGGWLMGNLLGEDRLLAGMSPEQRRASFDLLHSIPDEVEIVLEREDIDCDYRKGGVLYCAARYPEQETVLREYLSKLHAQGLTDNDYRWLSPEQLAQQIRVAKPYGGIFAPHVATIHPAKLVRGLARTVQNMGVKIYENSPVTHWQSGSLRTAKASVRSRWIVPAVEGYSVTLPPLGRYQLPVQSLIVATEPLSAATWDEIGLNRGQAFSEFSRQVTYGQRSADNRLIFGARGGYQFAGKLRQDFNLTRDEVELRRYLFGELFPQLKSVQITHAWGGNLGMSRHFKPHMLCDRANGIALSGGYGGEGVGASNLGGRTLADLILERDSELTQQPWVLPDGGIHALRAWEPEPCRWLGYNAIIKSFVHEDQTLANPATAPWRRKLASRVAGFMEGFMH, via the coding sequence ATGTCGGCGTGGCGCACGATCAGTTTGTGGATGGATCAGCTCGATGAGCCGCTGCTGGCGCGACCTGCGTTGGAGCGGGACCTGGACGTCGACGTGGCGATCATCGGCGCCGGTTACACCGGTCTGTGGACGGCGTACTACCTGAAAAAACAGGCGCCCGGCCTGGATATCGCCATCATCGAGGCGCAAACCGCCGGATTCGGTGCGTCCGGGCGTAATGGCGGCTGGCTGATGGGCAACCTGCTCGGCGAGGATCGCCTGTTGGCCGGGATGTCGCCAGAGCAGCGCCGCGCCTCATTCGACCTGCTGCACAGCATTCCCGATGAGGTAGAGATCGTCCTCGAACGCGAAGACATCGACTGCGATTACCGCAAGGGCGGGGTGCTTTACTGTGCTGCGCGCTATCCGGAACAGGAGACCGTCCTGCGCGAATACCTGAGCAAGCTGCACGCCCAAGGCCTGACCGACAACGATTACCGCTGGCTCAGCCCCGAGCAACTGGCCCAACAGATCCGTGTGGCCAAGCCCTACGGCGGCATCTTCGCTCCCCATGTCGCGACCATTCACCCGGCGAAACTGGTCCGTGGCCTGGCGCGGACCGTGCAGAACATGGGCGTGAAGATTTACGAGAACAGCCCGGTCACCCACTGGCAATCCGGCAGTTTGCGCACCGCCAAGGCCAGCGTGCGCAGCCGTTGGATCGTCCCGGCCGTGGAAGGCTATTCGGTGACGTTGCCGCCGCTGGGCCGTTATCAGTTGCCGGTGCAAAGTCTGATTGTCGCCACCGAGCCGCTGTCCGCTGCGACCTGGGACGAAATCGGCCTCAATCGCGGCCAGGCGTTCAGTGAATTCAGCCGCCAGGTCACCTATGGCCAGCGCAGTGCCGACAACCGCCTGATTTTCGGCGCCCGTGGCGGATATCAGTTCGCCGGCAAGCTGCGCCAAGACTTCAACCTCACACGCGATGAGGTCGAATTGCGCCGCTATCTGTTCGGTGAACTGTTCCCGCAACTGAAAAGCGTACAGATCACCCACGCCTGGGGCGGCAACCTTGGCATGTCGCGGCATTTCAAACCGCACATGCTCTGCGACCGCGCCAACGGCATCGCATTGTCTGGCGGTTATGGCGGCGAGGGCGTCGGTGCCAGCAATCTCGGCGGCCGGACCCTGGCCGATCTGATTCTTGAGCGCGACAGCGAGCTGACCCAGCAACCGTGGGTCCTGCCTGACGGTGGCATTCATGCGCTGCGTGCCTGGGAGCCAGAGCCATGCCGCTGGCTCGGCTACAACGCGATCATCAAAAGTTTCGTGCACGAAGACCAGACCCTGGCCAATCCCGCGACCGCGCCCTGGCGGCGCAAGCTCGCCAGCCGGGTCGCCGGGTTCATGGAAGGTTTCATGCACTGA
- a CDS encoding cupin domain-containing protein, whose amino-acid sequence MSITQFKNTATLELEESNPVAVPLGEPVAIASTTSVERDDGVETGVWECTPGRWRRQITAQEFCHFISGRCTFTPDGGGETLHIQGGDALMLPANTLGIWDVQETVRKSYVLIF is encoded by the coding sequence ATGAGCATCACCCAATTCAAGAACACCGCCACGCTTGAGCTCGAAGAATCCAACCCGGTCGCCGTGCCCCTCGGCGAGCCCGTCGCCATTGCCTCGACCACCAGTGTCGAGCGCGACGACGGTGTCGAAACCGGCGTCTGGGAGTGCACGCCGGGGCGCTGGCGGCGGCAGATCACCGCGCAGGAGTTCTGCCATTTCATTTCCGGGCGCTGCACCTTCACCCCCGACGGTGGCGGCGAAACCCTGCACATACAAGGCGGCGACGCACTGATGTTGCCAGCCAACACGCTCGGGATCTGGGATGTCCAGGAAACCGTGCGCAAGAGCTACGTGCTGATTTTCTGA
- a CDS encoding polyamine ABC transporter substrate-binding protein: MIQKTLALAPLLLAASVSHAAETVKVYNWSDYIAPDTTKNFQKDTGIGVTYDVYDSNETLDGKLMTGKSGYDVVFPSNHFMARQIQGGALKTLDKSQLPNWKNLNPALLKALQTNDPNNEHGFPYLWGSTGIGYNIAKVKAVLGDDAPVDSWDLIFKPEYMEKLQKCGVAILDNGPELLPAALNYLGLPHHSKNPEDYKKAEALLMKVRPYVSYFHSSKYTSDLANGDICVAVGFSGDILQAENRAKEAKNGVEIGYAIPKEGAAIWFDMVAMPADAPDEKAGYAFMNYLLRPDVMAGITNYVHYANGNEQADKLIDPAIKNDTKVYPSPEMMGKLFALEAMPLNIDRIRTRVWNKIRTGS, from the coding sequence ATGATCCAGAAAACCCTCGCATTGGCGCCGCTGCTGCTGGCCGCTTCCGTCAGTCACGCGGCCGAGACGGTCAAGGTCTACAACTGGTCCGACTACATCGCCCCGGACACCACGAAGAATTTCCAGAAAGACACGGGCATTGGCGTCACCTATGACGTCTACGACAGCAACGAAACCCTCGACGGCAAGTTGATGACCGGCAAGTCCGGTTACGACGTGGTTTTTCCGTCGAACCACTTCATGGCGCGGCAGATTCAGGGTGGGGCGCTGAAGACACTCGACAAGAGTCAGTTGCCGAACTGGAAGAACCTCAACCCGGCGCTGCTCAAGGCCTTACAGACCAATGACCCGAACAACGAGCACGGCTTTCCGTACCTGTGGGGCAGCACCGGCATCGGCTACAACATCGCCAAGGTCAAAGCGGTATTGGGCGACGATGCGCCGGTGGATTCCTGGGATCTGATCTTCAAGCCCGAGTACATGGAAAAATTGCAGAAGTGCGGCGTGGCGATCCTCGACAACGGCCCGGAACTGCTCCCGGCGGCGCTCAACTACCTGGGCCTGCCGCACCACAGCAAGAATCCCGAAGACTACAAGAAGGCCGAAGCGCTGCTGATGAAAGTGCGGCCCTACGTCAGCTACTTCCATTCCTCCAAGTACACCAGTGATTTGGCCAACGGCGACATCTGCGTAGCAGTAGGCTTTTCCGGCGACATCCTGCAAGCGGAGAACCGCGCCAAGGAAGCGAAGAACGGCGTCGAGATCGGTTATGCGATTCCCAAGGAAGGCGCGGCGATCTGGTTCGATATGGTCGCCATGCCCGCCGACGCACCGGACGAAAAGGCCGGCTACGCCTTCATGAATTACCTGCTGCGCCCCGATGTCATGGCCGGCATCACCAATTACGTGCATTACGCCAATGGCAACGAACAAGCCGACAAACTGATCGACCCGGCGATCAAGAACGACACCAAGGTTTACCCGAGCCCGGAAATGATGGGCAAGCTGTTTGCGCTGGAAGCGATGCCGCTGAATATCGACCGGATTCGTACGCGGGTGTGGAACAAGATTCGTACCGGTAGCTGA
- a CDS encoding serralysin family metalloprotease: protein MSKVKTNAVDSAEQAFQLAAFSSAYNQINSFSHQYDRGGNLTVNGKPSYTVDQAATQLLRDGAAYQDKDGSGKIELTYTFLTSASNSTMNKHGISGFSQFSAQQQAQAKLAMQSWADVANVTFTERASGGDGHMTFGNYSGGQDGAAAFAYLPGTGAGYDGTSWYLINSGYTQNKNPDLNNYGRQTLTHEIGHTLGLAHPGDYNAGNGNPTYNDATYGQDTRGYSVMSYWSESNTNQNFSKGGVEAYSSGPLMDDIAAIQKLYGANTSTRTGDTTYGFNSNAGRDFLSASSSSDKVVFSVWDAGGKDTLDFSGFTQNQKINLNDASFSDVGGLVGNVSIAKGAIIENAIGGSGSDLLIGNGVANELKGGAGNDILYGAGGADKLWGGSGSDTFVFAASSDSKPGAIDQILDFVSGLDKIDLTGITNGAGLHFVNSFTGSAGDAVLTSSGGNSLLSVDFSGHGVADFIVSTVGQAATSDIVA, encoded by the coding sequence ATGTCGAAAGTTAAAACCAATGCTGTTGATTCCGCCGAACAGGCTTTCCAGCTGGCTGCATTCAGCTCGGCGTACAACCAGATCAATAGCTTCAGCCATCAGTACGACCGCGGCGGCAACCTCACGGTCAATGGCAAACCCTCGTACACCGTCGACCAGGCGGCTACGCAATTGCTGCGTGACGGCGCTGCCTACCAGGACAAGGACGGCAGCGGCAAGATCGAACTGACCTACACGTTCCTGACCTCGGCCTCGAACAGCACGATGAACAAGCACGGCATCAGCGGGTTCAGTCAGTTCAGCGCGCAGCAGCAGGCGCAGGCCAAGCTCGCCATGCAGTCCTGGGCCGACGTGGCCAATGTCACCTTCACTGAGAGAGCCTCGGGCGGCGACGGGCACATGACCTTCGGTAACTACAGCGGTGGCCAGGATGGCGCTGCGGCGTTTGCCTATCTGCCGGGGACCGGCGCCGGTTATGACGGCACCTCGTGGTACTTGATCAACAGCGGTTACACGCAGAACAAGAACCCGGATCTGAACAACTACGGTCGTCAGACCCTGACCCACGAAATCGGCCATACCCTGGGCCTTGCTCACCCTGGCGACTACAACGCCGGCAATGGCAACCCGACCTACAACGATGCGACTTATGGCCAGGACACCCGTGGCTACAGCGTCATGAGTTACTGGAGCGAGAGCAACACCAACCAGAACTTCAGCAAGGGCGGCGTCGAAGCCTATTCGTCCGGCCCGCTGATGGATGACATCGCCGCGATTCAGAAGCTCTACGGCGCCAACACCAGCACCCGTACTGGTGATACCACCTACGGCTTCAATTCCAATGCTGGCCGCGATTTCCTCAGCGCTTCGTCGTCGAGCGACAAAGTGGTGTTCTCGGTCTGGGATGCCGGCGGCAAGGACACCCTGGACTTCTCCGGTTTCACCCAAAACCAGAAGATCAACCTCAATGATGCTTCGTTCTCCGACGTTGGCGGCCTGGTCGGCAACGTGTCGATTGCCAAGGGCGCGATCATCGAGAACGCGATTGGTGGTTCGGGCAGCGATCTGTTGATCGGCAACGGTGTGGCCAACGAACTGAAGGGCGGTGCCGGCAACGACATCCTGTACGGCGCTGGTGGTGCTGACAAACTGTGGGGCGGTTCTGGTTCGGACACTTTCGTGTTCGCCGCCAGCTCGGACTCCAAGCCGGGTGCGATCGACCAGATCCTCGATTTCGTCAGCGGTCTGGACAAAATCGACCTGACCGGGATCACCAACGGCGCGGGCCTGCACTTCGTCAACAGCTTCACCGGTTCTGCCGGTGATGCCGTGTTGACCTCGTCGGGCGGCAATAGCCTGTTGTCGGTGGATTTCTCCGGGCATGGCGTGGCTGACTTTATCGTCAGCACCGTTGGCCAGGCAGCGACCAGCGACATCGTCGCGTGA